The following proteins are co-located in the Microcystis wesenbergii NRERC-220 genome:
- the ileS gene encoding isoleucine--tRNA ligase, with the protein MSNAKSYKDTVNLPQTDFDMRANASKREPEIQKFWQDEQIYEKLAQNNPKELFILHDGPPYANGSLHIGHALNKILKDIINKYKLLQGYKVRYVPGWDCHGLPIELKVLQSLKSSEKEGLTPLKLRQKAHDFALQTQKEQCEGFKRYGVWGDWENPYLTLQPEYEAAQIAVFGKMALKGYIYRGLKPVHWSPSSQTALAEAELEYPEGHTSRSVYVAFPITSVSTPVLRPFLPNLSVAIWTTTPWTLPGNLAVALNPELNYSVVETSESNYLIVATDLVEKLSDTFNTTLTIKATVKGLELEHTKYRHPLFDRESAILIGGDYVTTDSGTGLVHTAPGHGQEDYIVGQRYGLPILSPVDDQGNFTAEAGQFAGLNVLKDANEAIILALTEKGALLKEEAYQHKYPYDWRTKKPTIFRATEQWFASVEGFRELALEAIDSVRWIPATGKNRITSMVSERSDWCISRQRSWGVPIPVFYDEETNEPLLTEKTINHVQAIFAVKGSNAWWELSVEELLPPSYRDNGRSYRKGMDTMDVWFDSGSSWNAVANARPELSYPADMYLEGSDQHRGWFQSSLLTSVAANGIAPYKTVLTHGFVLDEQGRKMSKSLGNVIDPNVIINGGKDQKKEPAYGVDVIRLWVSSVDYTNDVNIGQNILKQLVDIRNKIRNTARFLLGSLNDFDPVKDAVAYEELPEIDRYMLHRISEVFTEVTAAFESFQFFRFFQTVQNFCVVDLSNFYIDIAKDRLYISDPNSFRRRSCQTVYAIALENLAKAIAPVLSHLAEDIWQFLPYKTPYLSVFESGWLNIDPAWNNRELADKWAKFRQLRTEVNKVMETARNDKAIGASLEAKVLLYVPDETLQQELELFNNCDSLTGNKVDELRYLFLSSQVELVSDISAIQTAEYKGESDFVSVGIVKADGEKCDRCWNYSTQVGKFADDPTICERCNAALKGEF; encoded by the coding sequence ATGTCCAACGCTAAAAGTTACAAAGATACCGTTAATTTGCCTCAAACTGACTTTGATATGCGAGCAAATGCCAGCAAACGTGAGCCAGAAATCCAGAAATTCTGGCAAGATGAGCAAATATACGAGAAATTAGCGCAAAATAACCCCAAAGAATTATTTATTCTCCACGATGGACCACCCTACGCTAACGGGTCTCTGCATATCGGTCATGCTTTAAACAAAATTCTCAAAGACATTATCAATAAATATAAACTGCTGCAAGGCTACAAAGTGCGCTATGTGCCGGGTTGGGATTGTCACGGGTTGCCGATCGAACTGAAGGTTTTACAAAGTCTCAAAAGCTCGGAAAAAGAGGGTCTAACCCCTTTGAAATTACGTCAGAAAGCCCACGATTTTGCCCTTCAAACGCAAAAAGAACAGTGTGAAGGTTTCAAAAGGTATGGAGTCTGGGGAGACTGGGAAAATCCCTATTTAACCCTACAACCAGAATACGAGGCCGCTCAAATTGCCGTATTCGGAAAAATGGCCCTGAAAGGTTATATTTATCGGGGACTAAAACCGGTTCACTGGAGTCCTAGTTCTCAAACCGCTTTAGCTGAGGCAGAATTAGAATATCCCGAAGGTCACACTTCCCGCAGTGTCTATGTTGCTTTTCCGATTACGTCAGTTTCAACCCCGGTTTTAAGGCCATTTTTGCCTAATTTATCCGTGGCTATCTGGACGACTACCCCCTGGACTTTACCCGGGAATTTGGCCGTCGCATTGAACCCAGAATTAAACTATTCAGTGGTGGAAACTAGCGAGTCTAATTATCTAATCGTAGCGACGGATTTAGTCGAAAAATTGTCCGACACTTTTAACACAACTTTGACGATTAAAGCAACGGTTAAAGGTCTGGAATTAGAACATACTAAATATCGTCATCCTTTGTTTGACAGAGAAAGTGCGATTCTTATCGGTGGGGATTATGTCACCACTGATTCCGGCACCGGATTAGTTCATACTGCTCCCGGTCATGGTCAGGAGGATTATATCGTCGGTCAACGTTACGGTTTACCGATACTTTCTCCCGTGGATGATCAGGGAAATTTTACCGCAGAAGCGGGACAATTTGCGGGTTTAAATGTCTTGAAAGATGCTAATGAAGCAATCATTTTAGCACTGACAGAAAAGGGTGCGTTACTCAAAGAGGAAGCATATCAGCATAAATATCCCTACGATTGGAGAACCAAAAAACCGACAATTTTTCGCGCAACGGAACAATGGTTTGCTTCCGTGGAAGGATTCCGGGAATTAGCTTTAGAAGCGATTGATTCGGTGCGTTGGATTCCTGCAACGGGTAAGAATCGCATCACTTCTATGGTTAGTGAAAGAAGTGATTGGTGTATCTCTCGTCAGCGCAGTTGGGGGGTTCCTATTCCTGTTTTTTATGACGAAGAAACGAATGAACCTCTGTTAACCGAGAAGACGATTAATCACGTTCAAGCTATCTTCGCGGTCAAGGGTTCTAATGCTTGGTGGGAGTTATCGGTAGAGGAATTATTGCCTCCCAGTTATCGTGATAATGGTCGCAGTTATCGCAAGGGAATGGATACTATGGATGTGTGGTTTGATTCTGGTTCTAGTTGGAATGCGGTGGCTAATGCTCGACCAGAATTAAGTTATCCTGCGGATATGTATCTAGAAGGATCGGATCAGCATCGGGGATGGTTTCAATCGAGTTTATTAACCAGTGTGGCTGCTAATGGTATTGCTCCCTATAAAACGGTGTTAACTCACGGTTTTGTTTTGGATGAACAGGGACGAAAAATGAGTAAATCTCTGGGTAATGTCATCGATCCCAATGTGATCATTAATGGTGGTAAAGACCAGAAAAAAGAACCCGCTTATGGGGTGGATGTGATTCGGTTATGGGTGTCCTCGGTGGACTATACCAATGATGTGAATATTGGTCAAAATATTCTCAAACAGTTGGTAGATATCCGTAATAAAATCCGTAATACTGCCAGGTTTTTACTGGGGAGTTTAAATGATTTTGATCCCGTTAAAGATGCGGTAGCTTATGAAGAGCTACCGGAGATCGATCGCTATATGTTACATCGTATCTCGGAGGTGTTTACGGAAGTAACGGCAGCTTTTGAAAGTTTCCAATTTTTCCGCTTTTTCCAGACGGTACAGAATTTTTGTGTTGTCGATTTATCTAACTTTTATATCGACATCGCTAAGGATCGTTTATATATTTCTGATCCTAATTCTTTCCGTCGTCGCAGTTGTCAAACAGTCTATGCTATTGCTTTAGAAAATCTCGCTAAAGCGATCGCTCCTGTCCTGTCTCATCTAGCGGAAGATATATGGCAATTTCTCCCCTACAAAACTCCTTATTTATCGGTATTTGAGTCAGGATGGCTAAACATCGATCCTGCTTGGAATAATCGCGAATTGGCCGATAAATGGGCCAAATTCCGGCAGCTACGCACCGAAGTTAATAAGGTGATGGAAACTGCCAGAAATGATAAGGCGATCGGTGCTTCTTTAGAGGCAAAAGTTTTACTTTATGTTCCCGATGAAACCTTACAACAGGAGTTAGAATTATTCAACAATTGTGATAGTTTAACGGGAAATAAAGTCGATGAATTGCGTTATCTATTTCTCTCTTCCCAGGTGGAATTAGTTAGTGATATTAGCGCGATTCAAACCGCAGAATATAAGGGAGAATCAGACTTTGTTTCGGTGGGAATTGTCAAAGCAGACGGCGAAAAATGCGATCGCTGTTGGAATTATTCCACTCAAGTGGGAAAATTTGCCGATGATCCCACTATTTGCGAGCGCTGTAATGCCGCTTTAAAAGGAGAGTTCTAA
- a CDS encoding L,D-transpeptidase: MRVLLPILCLCLGMGEFFLNPPISPVNSLPATTATRTETRLLLNLKKRRVFVYQGQKIIASYPGAIGRRGWETPTGQFRVIQMVREPVWEHPLTGQLVPSGKNNPLGARWLGFWTDGENFIGFHGTPPENLIGRAVCHGCVRMRDRDIKALFEKVQIGTSVIVIAQ, encoded by the coding sequence ATGCGAGTTTTGCTGCCGATTCTCTGTTTATGTCTAGGAATGGGGGAATTTTTCCTCAATCCCCCGATTAGTCCCGTCAATTCCCTTCCCGCAACCACGGCAACCCGAACGGAAACCCGTTTGCTGCTGAATTTAAAAAAAAGACGGGTTTTTGTTTACCAAGGACAGAAAATAATTGCTTCTTACCCAGGGGCGATCGGTCGTCGGGGTTGGGAAACCCCGACGGGACAATTTAGGGTGATTCAGATGGTGCGGGAACCAGTCTGGGAACATCCTTTAACCGGTCAACTGGTGCCATCGGGAAAAAACAACCCTTTAGGGGCGCGTTGGCTCGGATTTTGGACCGATGGCGAGAATTTTATCGGTTTTCACGGTACACCCCCAGAAAATCTCATCGGTCGGGCCGTCTGCCACGGTTGCGTCAGGATGCGCGATCGAGATATAAAGGCTTTATTTGAAAAGGTACAAATCGGCACTTCAGTGATAGTAATCGCTCAATAG
- a CDS encoding ABC transporter ATP-binding protein, producing the protein MTEVIRLDQVSLQRRTQEEFSYDLKRTIFSILEGKYRQPAKKLVLDDINLVINSGAKLGIIGANGAGKSTLLKVICGILEPTKGQVRVRGQIASLIELGAGFDPDLPVKDNIILYGVMLGFSRQEMKEKTKDILDFAELEEYMGAPVKSLSSGMVARLGFAIATEVHPDILILDEVLSVGDESFKNKCKRRLKKFWNSNATILVVSHDLTLIQESCNQAIWLNKGQLQCQGASEDVIKFYLDSVHQNEVNF; encoded by the coding sequence ATGACAGAAGTAATTCGACTCGATCAAGTGTCTCTCCAAAGACGTACTCAAGAAGAATTTTCTTACGATCTGAAAAGGACAATCTTCTCTATTCTTGAAGGCAAATATCGTCAACCTGCCAAAAAATTAGTTCTAGATGATATAAATTTAGTCATTAATTCTGGAGCAAAATTAGGTATCATTGGAGCTAATGGCGCAGGAAAATCTACTCTTTTAAAAGTTATTTGTGGCATTCTAGAACCGACGAAGGGACAGGTGAGAGTCAGGGGACAAATTGCCTCTCTAATTGAATTAGGAGCGGGTTTTGATCCAGATTTACCAGTAAAAGATAATATTATTCTCTATGGGGTAATGCTGGGATTTTCTCGTCAGGAAATGAAGGAAAAAACCAAAGATATCCTCGACTTTGCTGAGTTAGAAGAATATATGGGAGCGCCAGTGAAATCTCTTTCTTCCGGGATGGTGGCTCGTTTAGGATTTGCGATCGCAACAGAGGTTCACCCCGATATTCTTATTCTTGATGAAGTCCTTTCCGTCGGGGATGAAAGTTTTAAAAATAAGTGTAAACGACGTTTAAAAAAATTCTGGAATTCTAACGCTACTATTTTAGTAGTTTCCCACGATTTGACTTTAATTCAAGAGTCCTGTAACCAAGCAATTTGGCTGAATAAAGGCCAGTTGCAATGTCAGGGTGCATCGGAAGATGTAATCAAGTTTTATTTGGATTCCGTGCATCAAAATGAAGTTAATTTTTAA
- a CDS encoding DUF4278 domain-containing protein — MSYLFLLPLFTAALAAYFWQKSSDEIAYLASAATVISLVLSLVLAPWQIQLLILLTVVIVVTFFWQGQEEQKNVPVPTPETAGEKKYRGAAYMEPTVAEAPVKERGGKYRGAEVKITNNPTVANPIRSSSLKYRGAGSANKDQ, encoded by the coding sequence ATGTCCTATTTGTTTTTGTTACCACTATTCACCGCTGCCTTGGCTGCCTATTTCTGGCAGAAGTCCAGCGATGAGATCGCTTATCTTGCCAGTGCCGCCACGGTCATTAGTTTAGTGTTGAGTCTGGTTTTAGCTCCTTGGCAGATTCAGCTATTAATTCTCTTGACAGTTGTGATTGTTGTCACCTTTTTCTGGCAAGGACAAGAAGAGCAGAAGAATGTCCCCGTCCCCACTCCAGAAACCGCCGGCGAGAAAAAGTATCGTGGCGCCGCCTATATGGAGCCAACAGTCGCCGAGGCTCCTGTCAAGGAGCGAGGGGGTAAATATCGCGGTGCGGAGGTTAAAATCACCAATAATCCCACGGTGGCTAACCCAATTCGCTCCTCATCTCTCAAATATCGCGGTGCCGGTTCAGCAAACAAAGACCAGTAA
- a CDS encoding UvrD-helicase domain-containing protein has protein sequence MDNSNLNKQLVINNIQEFAELVGNYDQAWKLLVGKKVSRIREEVKYKGKKTGIKGTKNYKYGQIINIKYEDDTVYVHIKYQHNFFSEYKIDKIINQFSDIFPFITVQEIFQKVPEIKDTIRQETYQKLEYDLLNVNKFYQERLYKYLTKEEFWQEKHRFVQSWLEKNLGRKPDLEQSVAIGEVNNNIQVLARAGSGKTSTLVKKALFLQKHCGILPSEILILAFNRFFMGLSPVRSSNFI, from the coding sequence ATGGATAATTCAAACCTAAATAAGCAATTAGTAATTAATAATATTCAGGAATTTGCCGAGCTTGTTGGTAATTATGATCAAGCTTGGAAGCTTCTTGTGGGTAAAAAGGTAAGTCGTATTCGTGAAGAAGTGAAATACAAAGGGAAAAAGACGGGGATAAAAGGTACCAAGAATTATAAATATGGACAAATCATAAACATAAAATACGAGGATGATACTGTGTATGTGCATATTAAATATCAGCATAATTTTTTTTCTGAATATAAAATCGATAAAATTATTAATCAATTTAGTGATATATTTCCCTTTATTACCGTACAAGAAATTTTCCAAAAAGTACCAGAAATTAAAGATACAATACGACAAGAAACTTATCAGAAGCTTGAATATGATTTACTTAATGTCAATAAATTTTATCAGGAAAGATTGTATAAATATCTGACTAAGGAAGAATTTTGGCAAGAAAAACATAGATTTGTGCAATCTTGGCTAGAAAAAAATCTAGGAAGAAAACCAGATTTAGAGCAGTCTGTAGCCATTGGAGAAGTCAATAATAATATCCAAGTCTTAGCGCGTGCGGGGAGTGGCAAAACTAGCACATTAGTCAAGAAAGCTTTATTTTTGCAGAAACATTGTGGTATTTTACCAAGTGAAATATTAATACTAGCTTTCAACCGCTTTTTTATGGGGCTCTCACCCGTGCGATCAAGCAACTTTATATAA
- a CDS encoding Uma2 family endonuclease, translating to MVTNPNFFYVSPEVYLEGERVSPIKHEYRKGRIYAMVGAKKPHIVLNTNLATLLSIHLDDSPCLVLTSDIKVRLEEANCYYYPDIAVVCDEREINNTDDFILYPVLIIEVLSKSTESFDRGDKFSDYQTCPTLKEYILIHQNQMKIECHRREDSGVWQEQIYEAGDEVEFTSVGFRGSIASIYRKVPGLV from the coding sequence ATGGTGACGAATCCTAATTTTTTTTATGTCTCTCCAGAAGTGTATCTAGAAGGGGAAAGAGTCAGTCCGATCAAGCACGAGTACCGAAAAGGACGGATTTATGCGATGGTAGGCGCAAAAAAGCCGCATATTGTCTTAAATACAAATCTAGCCACTTTATTAAGTATCCATCTCGATGATAGTCCCTGTCTTGTTCTCACTTCCGATATCAAAGTCCGGTTAGAGGAGGCAAATTGTTATTATTATCCCGATATTGCGGTGGTTTGTGACGAGAGAGAGATTAACAATACCGATGATTTTATTCTCTATCCCGTTCTGATTATTGAAGTATTATCGAAATCTACGGAATCCTTTGATAGGGGTGATAAGTTTAGTGATTATCAAACCTGTCCCACCTTAAAAGAATATATTCTTATTCATCAAAACCAGATGAAAATTGAATGTCACCGTCGCGAGGATTCGGGAGTTTGGCAAGAACAGATCTATGAAGCGGGAGATGAGGTAGAATTTACCAGTGTAGGATTCCGGGGATCGATCGCTTCTATCTATCGCAAAGTCCCCGGTTTGGTATGA
- a CDS encoding ParA family protein gives MSETWLRSLKQKLTDIYVQKEAQEWVDINVSTAGLLNITIVSDKFENLSTTQRIEAVKNDIGQQHKSLGFISLYTIQEAASLDLKAPQLLDEKSIHTWQDLALWSTNPQNQSPSSPELCLPRTVTFYSFKGGVGRTTALIHVAWILAMRGRKVVAVDLDLEAPGLSTAFPLNPSPKYGIVDYFYEKSYLPEGVTAKINITEIFGEVNIPDATGRLFIVPAGYLSLDYITKVDDLRATTILNNGETLWSTFSREIQNQLKPDLILVDSCTGINEWGALSLLQAANEAIIFLFPNEQNQKGIELLLQSLTSFGRLSLNFVFSPVPDLSDTGIAKVTHAWQILQKYIDKNIDIDETTDHDLDIDLEDYLIIPYIPSIALADRYPVTGLLDYYTPIASLIDEDTNFQ, from the coding sequence ATGTCAGAAACTTGGTTAAGATCACTGAAACAAAAATTAACAGATATATATGTTCAAAAAGAAGCACAAGAATGGGTTGATATCAATGTATCTACTGCTGGACTTTTGAATATAACTATCGTCAGTGATAAGTTTGAAAATTTATCAACAACTCAGCGAATAGAAGCAGTTAAAAATGACATAGGACAACAGCATAAATCTTTAGGTTTTATATCTTTATATACTATTCAGGAGGCAGCCTCTCTCGATCTAAAAGCTCCACAACTTCTGGACGAAAAATCAATTCACACTTGGCAAGATTTAGCTTTGTGGTCAACTAATCCACAAAATCAATCACCGTCTTCTCCTGAACTTTGTCTTCCTAGAACCGTAACTTTTTATTCTTTTAAAGGGGGAGTAGGTAGGACAACTGCTTTAATTCATGTTGCTTGGATTTTAGCGATGCGAGGTCGTAAAGTAGTAGCTGTTGACTTGGATTTAGAAGCACCGGGGTTAAGCACAGCTTTTCCCTTAAATCCCTCACCGAAATACGGAATTGTGGACTATTTTTATGAAAAATCCTATTTACCAGAAGGTGTAACAGCAAAGATTAATATCACTGAAATATTTGGAGAAGTTAATATTCCCGATGCAACGGGAAGACTATTTATTGTTCCTGCGGGTTATTTGAGTCTTGATTACATTACTAAAGTTGATGATCTGCGAGCAACAACAATTCTCAATAATGGGGAAACACTCTGGTCAACTTTTAGTCGAGAGATTCAAAATCAGTTAAAACCTGATCTTATCTTAGTAGATTCGTGTACTGGAATCAATGAATGGGGAGCTTTATCTTTACTACAGGCAGCCAACGAAGCAATTATTTTTTTATTTCCTAACGAACAAAATCAAAAAGGAATCGAGCTTCTTTTGCAATCTTTGACTTCTTTTGGCCGACTTTCGCTTAATTTTGTTTTTTCACCTGTTCCCGATTTAAGTGATACAGGAATAGCTAAAGTTACTCATGCTTGGCAAATTTTACAAAAATATATTGACAAAAATATAGATATAGATGAAACTACCGATCATGATTTAGATATAGATTTAGAAGACTATTTAATCATACCTTATATTCCCTCGATCGCTCTAGCAGACCGTTATCCTGTCACTGGATTACTGGATTATTATACTCCCATTGCTAGCTTAATCGATGAAGATACCAATTTTCAGTAG
- a CDS encoding ABC transporter permease yields MTDLQAKTRWSTARRYYELLSVLVERNLKGRYRGSFLGVYWSLLNPVIMTALYTAIFGTVFASYFDNSLVNYVLAAFTGLVVINFFNASTNQALPSIVSNGSILNKIRLPVSIFPVSMVVANIFQFAISIFPLLAIVTLWKSQSLINVIALIFPVIGLSLVCTGVGFFISTLYVFFRDLPYFYEIVCFVAWISSPIFYPPEIIPPSVQPFLLLNPLLPVIESIRQLSLSPGLPDFGLIFQSLLGGIIILGIGWTCFRLWRHLFMDLL; encoded by the coding sequence ATGACCGATCTCCAGGCAAAAACTAGATGGTCAACAGCGCGGCGATATTACGAATTGCTTAGTGTTTTAGTGGAACGTAATCTCAAGGGACGCTATCGGGGTTCTTTTCTGGGGGTTTACTGGTCTTTGTTAAATCCCGTGATTATGACTGCACTATACACGGCAATTTTCGGCACGGTTTTCGCCTCTTATTTTGATAATTCTCTAGTTAACTATGTCCTAGCTGCTTTCACTGGTTTAGTGGTAATAAATTTCTTTAATGCTTCCACTAACCAAGCTTTACCTAGTATCGTTAGTAATGGCAGTATTTTAAATAAAATTCGTCTGCCGGTTAGCATCTTTCCCGTTTCCATGGTAGTGGCCAATATTTTTCAATTTGCTATTAGTATCTTTCCCCTTTTGGCTATAGTAACTCTCTGGAAGTCTCAAAGTTTAATTAATGTAATTGCTCTGATTTTTCCCGTGATCGGTCTTTCTCTGGTTTGCACGGGAGTGGGTTTCTTTATCAGTACCCTCTACGTTTTCTTCAGAGACTTACCCTATTTTTACGAAATTGTTTGTTTTGTCGCTTGGATTAGCAGCCCGATTTTCTATCCCCCAGAAATTATTCCTCCTTCCGTACAACCATTCCTCCTATTAAACCCATTATTACCGGTAATCGAAAGCATTCGCCAATTGTCCCTTTCCCCTGGATTACCAGATTTTGGTTTGATTTTTCAATCTCTACTTGGTGGGATCATCATCTTAGGAATTGGTTGGACTTGCTTCCGACTCTGGCGACATTTATTTATGGATTTATTATAA
- a CDS encoding ABC transporter ATP-binding protein yields MTAAIALDRVSKIYNNLPVVNELSFAIEKGEIFGLLGPNGAGKSTTIRMIITLTEASQGEIAVAGYDVKKYRDQVKKNIGVVLQQISVDGELTVWENMEFHGRMHHIPNPQRQELIDRYLDYVSLSDRKSALAKTLSGGMKRRLQIARALLHEPKILFLDEPTVGLDPQNRRRLWEVIRDLNRQGMTILLTTHYMEEVEFLCQDNGTGKTGRIGIMDAGKLIELGTLTDFRAKYGEGLVIKQVGDKIDYKFFPTVADANSYMDSLSDKTGVMCRPSNLEDIFVELTGHQLD; encoded by the coding sequence ATGACCGCCGCTATTGCTCTCGATCGCGTTTCTAAAATCTACAATAATCTCCCAGTAGTTAACGAGCTTTCCTTTGCTATCGAAAAAGGGGAAATCTTTGGTTTACTCGGTCCCAACGGTGCGGGAAAATCGACGACAATCCGCATGATTATCACCCTAACCGAAGCAAGTCAAGGAGAAATCGCAGTGGCGGGGTATGATGTGAAAAAATACCGCGATCAGGTGAAAAAAAATATAGGGGTAGTCTTGCAACAGATTAGCGTTGATGGGGAATTAACCGTCTGGGAAAATATGGAATTTCACGGCCGGATGCACCATATCCCCAATCCCCAGAGACAGGAATTAATCGATCGCTATTTAGATTATGTCAGTTTAAGCGATCGAAAATCTGCCCTGGCCAAAACTCTTTCCGGAGGGATGAAACGACGTTTACAGATTGCTCGCGCCCTTCTTCACGAACCAAAAATCCTCTTTCTCGATGAACCAACTGTCGGTTTAGACCCCCAAAATCGTCGTCGTTTGTGGGAAGTAATTCGCGATTTAAACCGGCAAGGAATGACAATTTTATTAACCACTCACTACATGGAAGAAGTGGAATTTCTCTGTCAGGATAACGGCACAGGAAAAACGGGCAGAATTGGCATTATGGACGCGGGCAAATTAATCGAATTAGGAACTCTCACGGATTTTCGCGCTAAGTATGGCGAGGGATTAGTTATCAAACAAGTTGGCGATAAAATCGATTATAAATTCTTCCCCACTGTGGCTGATGCTAACTCCTATATGGACAGTTTGAGCGATAAAACTGGGGTAATGTGTCGTCCTTCCAACCTCGAAGATATCTTTGTGGAACTGACGGGACATCAATTAGATTAG
- a CDS encoding thymidylate synthase has translation MLSIETTPKFIYQPHYKPNQLICGHGQTAIITGWTVKQSLAKHLNPDQYAVIGNLYSPSRGINPLLRNLIANPHVRYLVILNATKEDKNSGSCQCLLDFFSQGFQLGKSDTGRECWLINSSITGYIDKEIDRETLEKLRQSIQYQPVKSIQEAIETVKNYAEQSPLPTWGEPLIFPLLENLPSLLPGTRYGHRIEGKTIAETWVKILQKIKTTGTIRPTGYDGKWQELIDLMAVVTDEPPDFYFPEPNYLPIDRPFLTEYIGQILDDSPIHQGVKYTYGQRLRSWFDRDQIAQVINKLISEIDAASAVMSLWDVKDHEKGGSPCLNHIWVRVVENELSLTAIFRSNDMFAAWPANAMGLRALQQHIRDEISKRSDYNLSMGPLITISQSAHIYDDTWENVERLIATQYDKIVNQRDFFDPSGNFLISVEEEQILVQQTTPGSGEIVACYQGKNPLKLIRELATTNPAIIPEHIGYLGIELQKAYNCLKNNQPYIQDQ, from the coding sequence ATGCTCAGTATAGAAACCACCCCTAAATTCATCTACCAACCCCACTATAAACCCAATCAATTAATCTGCGGTCACGGCCAAACGGCAATTATCACGGGATGGACAGTAAAACAGTCCCTTGCTAAACATTTAAATCCCGACCAATACGCAGTAATTGGCAATCTTTATAGTCCCAGCAGAGGAATTAATCCCCTGCTGAGAAACTTAATAGCAAATCCCCACGTTAGATATTTAGTTATTCTCAACGCGACTAAGGAAGATAAAAACTCCGGTAGCTGTCAATGTTTACTAGACTTTTTTAGTCAAGGATTCCAGCTAGGAAAAAGTGACACAGGTAGAGAATGTTGGCTAATTAATTCTTCTATCACGGGATATATTGACAAAGAAATTGACCGAGAAACCCTTGAAAAATTACGTCAATCGATTCAATATCAACCAGTTAAATCCATTCAAGAAGCGATTGAAACTGTCAAAAATTATGCAGAACAATCTCCCTTACCAACTTGGGGAGAACCCTTAATCTTTCCTCTCTTAGAAAATCTTCCTTCTCTGCTACCTGGGACAAGATACGGTCATCGCATTGAAGGAAAAACTATTGCCGAAACTTGGGTAAAAATTCTCCAAAAGATTAAAACCACCGGCACAATTAGACCGACAGGATATGATGGTAAATGGCAAGAATTAATTGACCTAATGGCCGTTGTCACCGATGAACCCCCAGACTTTTATTTTCCCGAACCTAATTATTTGCCTATAGATAGACCTTTTCTCACCGAATATATCGGACAAATTCTCGATGATTCTCCTATACACCAAGGAGTTAAATACACCTACGGTCAAAGATTGCGCTCTTGGTTTGACCGAGACCAAATTGCACAGGTTATCAATAAATTAATCTCAGAAATTGACGCAGCTAGTGCAGTCATGTCCCTCTGGGATGTGAAAGACCACGAAAAGGGAGGTAGTCCCTGTTTAAATCATATTTGGGTGCGAGTGGTGGAAAATGAATTATCTCTCACTGCAATATTTAGAAGTAATGATATGTTTGCCGCTTGGCCGGCAAATGCCATGGGATTGCGTGCTTTACAGCAACATATTAGGGATGAGATTAGCAAGCGCTCCGACTACAATTTATCAATGGGTCCACTGATTACTATCAGTCAATCGGCCCATATATACGATGATACTTGGGAAAATGTCGAACGATTAATCGCCACCCAGTACGATAAAATTGTCAATCAGCGCGACTTTTTTGACCCTAGCGGTAACTTTTTGATTTCTGTGGAAGAAGAACAAATTCTTGTCCAACAAACTACCCCCGGCAGCGGGGAAATTGTCGCTTGTTATCAAGGCAAAAATCCCCTGAAATTAATCCGCGAGCTTGCAACTACTAATCCTGCGATTATTCCCGAACATATCGGTTATCTGGGAATCGAGTTACAAAAGGCATACAACTGTCTCAAGAATAATCAACCTTATATTCAAGACCAGTAG